The Bactrocera dorsalis isolate Fly_Bdor chromosome 3, ASM2337382v1, whole genome shotgun sequence genomic interval aattaaaaatattaaaaaacataaaaaataaaaaaaattaaaaaaaaaaataaaaaaaattaaaaaaaaaaaataaaaaaaaataaaaattaaaaaatataaaaaaacataaaaacattaaaaataaaaaaaggtaaactaaaaacaaacattaataAGGACactaaaattagtaaaaaaaataacaaaaatttataaataaaataaaatttaaatttttaaaaattttcaaaaaattccatattcaaaaattatttatataactcatataaaaaactataaaaaatataaaaagaaaaataaaaaaatttggaaaaaactaataaataaagagattataaaaaagtataaaggagatttgaaaactaataaaaaaatatacacataacaaaaatatgaaatataaaaattatttaataatcaataatttaatataaaaaaatacaaaaaataaaaggtaaatattataaaaaaaatataaaaaatataaaaaaaaattaaaaaaattaaaaaaaaaaacaatataaaaaaattaaaaaaaaaacaatataaaaaaatttaaaaaaaaaacaacaatataaaaaatgtaataaaaaatacaataaattataaaaaatatgaaaaaaattatataaaaactacaaaaaaaacttttattaacaaaaaataattaaatacagaaaaaataataagatattaaaaaattaaaaatattaaaggaaaaaattaaaaaaaaaatttaattacaaaaaattaaacaaaagtaaaaaaagcttttataaaaaaatatattcaaattccaaagaaaaataataaaacactaaaaaattataaaaaaattaagaatattaataaaattaaaaacatttttttaataaaaaaaaaatataaaaaaaattaaaaaaaattaaaaaaatattaacaaaataaaaaaattaaaaatatatataaatgtttaaatagaagataaaaaaatatataaaattgaaataaagttaagcgaaaaaaataaatattgaaaatcaaaaaaaaaaaaaaaataacaatgaaacaaaaaatatagaaaatttgcGTAAAAAATAGCTAAAAGGAAACAGAATTTTGataaactaaaacaataaaaaataaaaaaaaaaacgaaaaaaggaaaaaatacataaaaaaaattgaaaaaataaaacaataatttcttaaaaaatataaaaaaaattaaaagaatattttaaaaatataaaaaagaaaaataaaaaaaattaaaaaaataaaataaaaaaaattaaaaaaaattaataaaaaaatataaacacattaaaaaaaatttaaaaaaaaatataaaaaaattaaaaaaatatatacatacatctaaaaatattaaaaaaaatatacataaaaaaattaaaaaaaaaaatattaaaaaaaattaaaaaaaagagtaaaaaaaaatttaaaaaataaaaatgagtaaaaaaaattaaaaaaataaaaaaaagtataaaaattaaagaaaatataataaaaacagtttaaaaaaaataaaaaatataaaaaaaaattattaaaaataacaagttacaatattttggaaatataaattttaaacaatgaattaaagaatttattacataattccaaataaattaaaagtgttcATTGacttatagatacatatgtatgtagctgttaTAACAAAAAGAAGCAGTTgtcaaatttctatttttacttcaaaattttttcagtgCTATGCTCAAGCAAAACATAAGTTTTTAAacataatcaaaaaatttttaataaaaaaaaacctttttagaAACTTCTGAGCAAATGACTTCCAActgttaacaaaaataaaacggtATGCAAAACGCAATTGAACATTCACTCTCTCTCCTTTAATAGCTCACAACTGCCGAACAGCCGTTAGTTATGCGAAAAGCATGgataatttcaatttccttttatttacatacaatatataattttatttcgatattttttttgttttgttgatttttttaagttcttacAAAAAAGAAATGCAGTAATAAACTGACGCGCATGCgcattacaattacaattgttacaatgaaatatcatttacgcgtcttatataataataattatgttttgaaaCAAACAGTataacatataataaaaaagtaataatcaaatattctaataattataatagaaCATCGAAGAAGAGAAACATTGCAAacgacattttttgtttttgtgttttttgttttaatatcggCTTTCAAGCCGATTGGGTAGTTGAACATGCGAAAAGGAACGAaggatttatatttttgttttttgttttctttgtaattaattactttctaaggaaatttaaatacaaaaattggtGCGCGCTACGGCACTTtacaactataaaaaatataatcttttagatatagaaaaatttgaactaaaaattgtttgcatttcCAATTTACTATTGCGCGCTCTATGCATGGCTTTGTGTGTTTgcgttttgctttgctttgtttcTGTATTTCGATGAGGCTAACTACTTTACACGGCAACTGATGGAGTGAAAACTTATAGTACAAGTGGGTAAACAAAAATTCTGCTTGCTCTTTCAATTGTGGTTGTCTTTCTAgcatctgttgttgttgctgttgtggttgtattattaataaataaatcactatTGTTTCCAGAACAAAATTAAGATTAGAACTGCTTCACTTTTGCTTCAAACTTTAGGCGTTTAGGCGCATCAACAGATCGTGGAAAGTTTGCATGCATTTTTGCATTGGTTTCGCGAGCATTTTTGTTTAGTATACTCCTGGAGTAATGGACAGCGACGTGTGGGACAGTTTCTAGAAAGGCCGAAAATGTATTTCCATAATCTCATCATCGGACGAGGACGATTCGCGCTGAGCTTGCTCATTGTCATCGCCGTCGTCGTTGTCATCGCTCATGGACGAATGTGAGTTGACATCTACCCAACCATCATTGTCGTCGTCATCACCGTCATTGTTGTCGCTGTCATCATCGCTGTCCATAtcttcgtcgtcgtcgtcgtcatcgcCGTCCGAACGATTGCGTCGCCGAAAACGAAGCTGACCTTCGCTCATATCAAAAACTGTAAAACAAAATTAGTTAGTATTCGCAACGCCGCATTGCTGTATGTGTGGCACTCACTGTCTGTTGAATCGCTGTCCGAACCGTCCTCATCAGACTCAGGCTCTTCATCATCTTCCTGAAAGCAGAGATAACCAATTATTCATAATCGCATCGATGAGGTCTTGTGCTGCTGCGTCAATCCCAGCGCCGAGGCCGGCGCGCAGAGTGTTGCCATTAACAGCCAGGGCTCCGGCGACGCCGCCGCTGCCGGCACCACCGCCGATCGCTCGGCCTGCAACAGCTCGATTGTTGCGATTGGTGCGAAACGCATTACCCGCACCACCTCTGCCTGAGGCTGCTGCTGCAGCTGGTGCTAGTCTGGCGCTCCGTGCACCGCCAGCGGCACTGGGACGTGGCGCAGCATGACCATTGCTACCGCGACCGATCATTACACCGACGCCGCCATTGCCACTGGCGGCCGCGGGCAACGCTGAGCCGCGAAAGCTCACGATGATCTCTTCACCACCGCCGCCGCTACCGCTGCCGCCGTTGTGTCGCCGACTTGCGTCGATGTCGATATTGATTTCGCGTATGCGTCCAAAACGACGAATATGATCACCGGCCCGACGATGGTTAACTGCGTCGGCGTTATCGTCATCGTCGTTCTGGTTGCGGGCAGGGGCAGGCGCAGCGCCTCTACCGCCACCGCCACCTGCTCCTCctccgccaccaccaccaccatcaccaTCATCATCGTCAACATCAATATTTATAATGGCGTTATTGTCGTCGTCGTCATAGTCGTCAGCGTCCGCATGTGCCGCTGCGCGTTCGGCGCTATTGCTTGCGTCATTGCCGACGCCGACGCCCATGCCTGACGCGTCGCCATGACGCACCTCATCTTGATTCTCGACCTTCTTCATGCCCACAGCATAGATTTTGACGAACGTTTCCGGCCGCGAGTCGAACGCCGGCTGGTTCTCCACGAGCGCAATCAGACTGCCATTGTCGCTTATGCTCATGTCGTAGATGCCGCGCCGCACGTCTATCGTCGATATCGATGAGTAGTCGTACGCGTCCAGGACCTTAAAGCTAGTCTCACAGGCGGGCAATTCCTCCAGCATCGCATCGATACGCTCATCGGACGCTTCCGCGTTGTAGCTGTAGATGACGCGCATGGGCGAGAATTTCAGGAAACACTGGTCCAGCACAGGCACCGTCTGCAGCAGATGGAATGTACGCAGATCCCACACTTCGGTGTTTGAAATAATCTGCAATCCAAAGCGGTTAATTGGTTAAATGTGTACGAATAGATAATAGGAATAATAAAGTCAGGCAGTACCTCCAAACCATTCGGGTGGAATACGCCGGAAAGACATTGATTGAGCTTGTCGAACTTGTGTATCTCCTTGCCGGAACGCACATCCCACAAGACACCATCTGAAAGCCGAGACCATTAGCATTAAGCACAAAGCTTTGAGCGCGGCGGGACACTTACCTGACAGAATGAGCTCGTCGGTGGGACAGAAGGTGGCACGATTCTTCACATACTGGTTGCTGAGCGTTGGTGTGAAGGTGGAAATCTTATTTCCCGTATTTATGTCGTAAATGATGGCGCACTACAGCAGTGGATAAATTGTAAAGGGGTACgagttaaatttaaaagaaaaaatgaaaatttgatcGTGGACTCACGTCATTTTGCGTGCCGAGCACTTTGTCCTGCGTCAGATTGTTGAATTCGCAATAATAGTCATCGCCAAAGCTGAGCTTCGTTGCGAACTCGTTATGTTGTATAGACCAGAGCACGCTGAGCGGCGAACGCCAAGAGCACGAGGTCAGCACCAGATCGCCAGCGCGGTTCGAAATGATGGAATCGACCACATAACCGTGGCAAGTGGATGAGAAGACCTCTGTGCCGGTGGAGAGATTGAATGCTTTCACCTCGCCGCGGTGCGTGCCGACGAGCAGCAGTTTGGAGGGCGACACAATCTCACACGTGGAGAACTGCAGCGAGGGGAAGTCATTGGAACGCACCGAACGCCAAGGCGCGAAGTTCGAATGCACATAGCGTCGATCCAGGCGCGCTGTATTATAACCGGCTTGCGCTTTGAAGATGCGCGCTGTTAAATTCAGATTATCGCCCGAGCGATTGGGCTTGGGGTCCGGGCACTTGTGTGGCGTGAATAGGTCGAATTGTGGACATGTGGTCATCGGGTTGTTGCACAAGGCATGCTGATTCGTGAGATACTCGGTGACGATGGTGCCCAGCGTGATGCCCGTCTGGTTGCCGTGCTGCGGCGGCGGCGAACCACTCTCCGAACGCACGTCCTCTGGCAGTGAGGAGATTTGCTTCTGCAGCGAACGCTGCGCATTCGCATTCGCAATGGCCAAAGCGCTGGCGCTGCTCGCGCTGTTGTTGATTTTCTCCGACTTTTTCACCAATTTAATGGGTGTTACCGCGCTGCTGCTGCTCGGCAGCTCGTCCAGCGTCAGGCTGCTGTTCAGTTGCTGCTGGTCGCTGGTGGATGAATTCGCTAAGCTTTGTATGGCATTGTTGACGTCTTGCATGCGGCTGCGCAGGCGCTGGCGCACCGTTGATGAAGGCAGCACTTTGTAGTCGAACGGCGATTGGTGGAAGCTCTTCGTCGTGTTCGCCGAGACCTGCGGCAAGCCCGCCTCCTTCTGCAGCATTTGCGCCGTCTGCAGCAGACCCTTCGATTCCAGATGGTCGTGTATCAGCTGGTAAAGCTGTTGCTCGTTATACTGGATTTTTGTTTGCGCAATCACATTCGCTTTGTGTATGTTGGCGAGTGAGGGATCCATTTTGTTGGAAATGGGTTTCGTTTTGCCCGAGACGCGTTCGACGAGCTCGATGGCGTACTTCTGAAATAAGACGTGTTCGGCACGTTTCTCCTGCAGTATGGGATCGCGCATCAGCGTCTGTATCTGGCCGTTCGAAAATAGTGTTAGTTTCCCGACGATTTGGCCCACGCGCTCGGAGCGTGCCAGGCCGGCCAAAGCGCGACAGGCCATGCCACGTATGCAGTCCGCGTCGGTGATGGGCGCCTTGATTTGCATCAACGAGAGCAATATAATAATGCCGTTATTGGAGCACACCGACTCCCACACCTTCTCGATTAGCTCCTCGCAATAGCGATTTGCTGGTCTGTTGCGCTTGGACGAATTTAGCGCTTTCCCGGCGCTATTTGGCTCTTTCTACAAAATAAACGAGTCTTTAGAAATGTAACTGTAATATTGTTGCTGTAATTAAGCATACCTTGGATGACGAGTGGAACACTTTCAAGGCGGTATTTGGTTCCTTCTGTAAGACAACGGATAATATTGTAAGATTTTTGTTTGTACTGCATAGAGCTTAGCTTACCCTTGAGAGTGGTGCGCAGACGCAATGGACCAAGACAGCCAAAGCTGATTTTTGCACATCCGCGTCCGCTGTTATATCGCCGGAAGCAGCAGCCAATATGAAGTAAATACCTGATGCACCTGCGCTATCCGGCACATCCAAGCGCTCGCAATAGACCTGGAATACGCGCGGTATAACACAGCAAATGGACAGCACATCCAACGAGGAGCGCACTATTTCGGATCTAGAAGGGTTTTGTCATTAGTATTGCAcgattggaaatttttttttgaaaataaactttcTTTAAGGAATTTACCTGACGCTGTTGTTCCAGTCGTAGGAGAGCGCTATGATTTTCAGCAGCAGCGTTATGCCGCTCACTTTCAGTAGCTTGTCCACGGGCGCCCAATGTGCGCGCACCGATGTGTTTTCCTGCAAGGTGCGTACTTGTTCGCTGATCTGCTCCAGTGTCAGTTTGGCCGCTTTGGTGACATTATGCTGCGAGAACTCGTTGGAAAACAGGCATTGCGAACGCATGAAGTTGTTGTACTTGTAGAAGAGATGACTCTCCATGTAGCGTTTGAGTGCCACACACACATGACGCACGAGTTGACGTGAAGCACACTCCAAATCATCGTTGATAGGGTTCTCGTCATCATCGTTGTTTGAtggattcaaaattttaagtattgAAATCTAATAAAACGAAAACTCGTCTTACAATGCCGTTAGTGCAGATATATAGTGCGAATACATACCACATTGTAGAGTTTCCGCAGACCATCTTGCGCATCGAATTCGTCCAAAATGACTTTGAATTGAAAACTGAGGCCAAAGAACATGGTCGCATGGCAGACGCCCGAATCATAAGAGCGTTCCATTAGCCACAGCGCATAGTGCACTAATTCGGCTATCACAGTTCGTGGCATGCTGCACATGCGCTCCATGGCCTCTTCGCAGTAGGCGAGGTAGTAGAGATTTATTGAAACACCAGTTGCTGCAATGCTAGGACGCGGCACTTTAAGCAGCAACTAAAATGTTGGGAAATTgattaatatatgaaaatatttatagtcaaaATAGTTGTACTTACCTCCAGTCCGCCGTGCGCGATGAATTCCAGAGCGAATTTTTTATGGCAAAGCAATGAAGCCAGATATTTTAGCGCCTCAAATGCCAGACATGTGTCACGCCTGTCCAAATCCTCCAAATAGCCGAACACTAAATGCATAGCACGATGTTCGAAAACCAAACCTAAATAGTCTTGATGATTGCCGAGTGATGTTAAATACCGTAACATTAGCATTTGACTCGATTCGACGGTGGGCGGATGCAGGggtatgtacatttttttgtagTAACGCGAGCCGCTGCCTTGTGGGAAGGCATCACGACTGTTCTCCAACAAAGTCGACATGTTCGAATTCGAACAATTTGTGTCCAATAATGTACTCTTTGAAGCTTGTGATGTTGATGCTTTGGCATCGTTCTCTGATTGGGGCGATGACACAAAAGAGGCGTCGTTATTGCTCCAAGGTGGCAGTAACTTTTCAAATGACATATTATCTTCTGAGCTGGAATCGGGTGGTGGTAGTGTCAGCGTAGAAAGGCTACATTCATTGCCAGAGTGGTAGATAGCTTGTAACATATGCAGTCGCTTCAGCGTTTTGGGTATGAGGCGAATATTGTGTTCCTTGAATGACACTGCTATTTCGGTTACCTCCATAGCTGCACCTAGCAGACCGGTAGCATAACTTTGTAACGGCTCAATACTATCTTCGGCCCAACCGAAAATTCTATGAATCAGATGCTCGAATTCGCCTTGGAATACGGCAGATGTCTCCAAACCAGGCGCAATTATGAATATTAGGCGACAAGATAGTATATTGAGTTCTAAGgaacttttttgtatattttggcGTGTAAAGAAATTATCACGCAGATAGTCGCTTACAAGCTGAAAAACAAAgagtaaattaataaaaaaaaagttttgtcaaatgtcaacTTATTGTATACGTTACCTTACTGACGAACACATCTTTGCGGAAGAGCTGCTTCAGTAGTACACCAAATTGGCACTTGGGATCAGTACGATATGGATGTCGATCCTCAAATGGATCGTGATCTTTGCGCATATAAATTTCCTTTTCCTTTTCGAAGATTTCGGCCAATCTAAATGAATTgtcattataattatttttattattgtttgcaTAGGCAACGTTCAATTAAATAGTTATCTACTCAAATGAAAGTGCCTTTTGTTCACTCAAGTACTAAactatttttagattttttaatcaCTCATTTCGacacaacaataaataaattacaaaataaaagtaataacaaaaacatacatacaacaatCTAGAAAGACAACAAATAAAGCATgcttattctgtttttttttttatttttgcaagcaGTAAAAAACCTGTTTGCGTGCATAAGCTTAGACGAACAAACCtaaaggtatgtacatatgtatgcgtgcagTCATTTACCTTTTCAACACTGGCACTGGATCGAATCCGGAACGTGTATGTTGTGCTTCCCAAATTTGCAGCACTTGCGACATATCTTTATTATCGAAATTTGGCTCTTCATCTTCGAAACCATAGAATGGATCGGCCTCAGCAGCTGCGCCAGCTccaccttcttcattttcgccTGCCTCTTCATTTGCGGCATCCCCATTAGCTTCGTTTGGGCCATTAGCTTCATTCTCCTCAGCTGCGTTCATCTCCGTATCTGCTTCCGCATTTGGTTCTGGTGGTGCTTGATCATCATGTGTATCACTGGCAACTTCACTACTATTCGCATCCTGATTTTGCGTCGTAGACCCTGTTGCAAGCGCTGTAGACGTTGTTGGCTGAATTTCTTCTGCGTCACGCATTTCCGCATCACCTTGCTGATGCTCAACTGGCTCTACGTTATTGGGCGGCATTTAATGCCACAATTTTATCTTTTTGTACAAATCTAGTCCTAACCTAACAAAACTTTCCCACACGTCGAGGCAAAGAACGGAAGTTTTCCTTCTTTTGAGTTCGCGTGTACAAgttaacgttgttgttgttgttgtaatcacccctttcaattttttgcgaaattgGTATTCAGTACAATTCAAGGTTAAAACTAATTCGGAAATCGACGAATAACTTTTCACTTCTggttataaacaaatatttttgttaatatgcacttatttttagtaattaaataaagaaacaaaaatcgTAAAACTATGCTTAAATTTGTGTTTCACATAAAAGAAATTCCACTGAACTAAGCAGAAGGAAAATGCACGCGCTTTTTTCGCTGCTGTCAAATTGGTACTGTGCTAGTGATGCCACATCAGCATAccaagttatttattttaatgaaaaaatatttgctcaagATACACATGGACAAACAAACACAACATTTatcattaaatatacaaaaaacaattaaatttgaaattttcaaatatttattaacccAACTGCGTTAGCCTTTGTGGACTTTTACcttagaaaattaattttttcacttctaATTAGCCTCGAATATGGCACGCTTCaagctttttcatttttgtttaccCGATTCCATGATTGAATGATTGAATCAAACAGCTGATCCTCTAACTTCAAATAGGCGGCCGCTGACGTTTTACTTTTGTATTGCTttcttaataaacaaaatttccaatTTGTATAAAATCATCAACTGTAtagaataataagaaaaacaaattgtGGATTAAGTTTAACATGTCTTTTCTATATATACTGAGTTGGGTATCCACGGTGATACATATTGTTTTCATCACAATATCGATTGGTACGCAGAATTTATGAACTTATGCAGGAgctaattgtttatttattatagcgGCGGGTCTGTACTATATCGCTGAATTGGTGGAAGAGTACACGCAAACTGCTCGAAAGGTCATTACAATGATGATCAGTGCAAcagtatttgtgtatataatgTTCATATTCTTTGACAATTTACCATGGAAGATGATACTGTGTGGCCTTGCAGCGCAAATGTTTCACGGGATAATCATGAGTAACTTCCCATTCATACGGTTCATCTCAGTTCCTTTTGCTGGCGCAATTGTATTACTGATTATTAATCATATGTTGGCTTTCCAGTACTTCACCAGCTATTATTATCCCTTCCTGCAGGTAGGCGCTGAATACAGcgtttcttatacatatatagtaattaaaaaatatatattgatgaTTTTAGATTTTGGCATATTTCACAATATGTCTCTGGCTGGTGCCATTTGCACTCTTCGTGTCCCTGAGTGCAAACGATAATGTGCTGCCGACTACGGTTAATGACAGTATGGGTAGGTTATGTGAATTTACTTGTtgcttgaaaattctgactTAATATAATCATAGGAAGTCAAGATGTGGTTACGAATTATTTCAGCCGTGGGAAAAAACAAGGACTGTTATCGCTTTTTAACTATGCTAAGGATAGTTTATTACCCACAAGAAACAAGAAATCTTTCTGAGAATTTCTGCTTGTAAATTCTTGAAAATGTGGACTGCTAccaaaacatattttgttaagttgaAAAAGCTTGGTAattgcattatttattaattaaacataaattatagaatttacaccgaaactttttgtattttattttcgcttatgtgtcaagaaatgtaaaaaatttaggaacataaaaatttaaaaactaagtaCATCCGTAATATCATATAAATTCGCGAAATTTATCCTGAGTGATTCTTCAATCATACATTAAGTAAATTACTTATCCTGTGTCTTAACGCTACCATCATTCATGCCGAAATAAGCTTTTGTTGCCATATTCACAAATAATCCCGTTTCGACTACTCCCGGTATTTGCAGCAGTTCGCTGTTAACCTTTGCCcagtcacagtcgcaattttgcTTGAAATGCCAGTCTAGTATAAAATTGCCATTATCTGTTACGCAAGGTCCGGCTTTAGCCACTGCCATGCGAAGTTTGAGCTCTCCGCCGTATTTAGCAGCAATGCGGTCTTTTATCGGCACATATGCCATTGGCACTACTTCAATGGGTATGCCCTTTTTGTACTGTTCACCCAAATGTTctgaattttttgtataatctGCTATTATTATCAACTTTTCCGCGCATGATGCTACAATTTTTTCCTGCAATAAACAACCGCCACCACCTTTTATAAGTACCATATTCCGATCCACTTCGTCGGCGCCATCGATTGCCACTGCAAGTTTAGGATTGCGGTCTAGATCACCAAGTACCAAATTATTTTCCACAATGAGCTGGCGTGCTTGAAAGCTGGTTGGCACACATGTCACCTTCAAACCTTCTTTTTGTACTCGTTCAGCAAGGCGTTCCACAGCAAATACCACGGTTGAACCACTACCAATACCTACGACGGTATTTGTCTTTACCCACTCGTCGACGGCGCGGTGAGCGGCAATGCGTTTTGCTTCGTTCAATGACATATTTGAACTTGAGGCTGTCGTTTGCAAGACTGTTTTTGAGAAGCTGCTTAGTGTTTTCCTTGTGAATTTTTGGGGACTACAATTGTAGTGAACTACTTTTAGTAAACTTATCACTGGAGTCCTTGTCATGTGCTGGCATTAAATACAATGCAATCAATAGTATTAATAGCAGAACAAGTAAAACTTTAGATATATCTAACCAAAACAGTTTACTGAAGTTATTGAATGAACTTGGAATTATCAGTTTGTTTTATTTCTCTCTACTATCTCTTCGCCTGCTTTACGTCAGAGAACAGCTGCTTCGCACGTGTCTGCCGGGCTGTGTTTATTTTGTATAGTGTGCCTCACAAATTTCGCcgttattttggaaaaaaggtttatttctatatttttatatttgtgaagcTAAGCCGTGCTAAGGAAACATTAGCTTCAATCCCACCACcttgttattaattttg includes:
- the LOC105230179 gene encoding protein mahjong isoform X2 is translated as MPPNNVEPVEHQQGDAEMRDAEEIQPTTSTALATGSTTQNQDANSSEVASDTHDDQAPPEPNAEADTEMNAAEENEANGPNEANGDAANEEAGENEEGGAGAAAEADPFYGFEDEEPNFDNKDMSQVLQIWEAQHTRSGFDPVPVLKRLAEIFEKEKEIYMRKDHDPFEDRHPYRTDPKCQFGVLLKQLFRKDVFVSKLVSDYLRDNFFTRQNIQKSSLELNILSCRLIFIIAPGLETSAVFQGEFEHLIHRIFGWAEDSIEPLQSYATGLLGAAMEVTEIAVSFKEHNIRLIPKTLKRLHMLQAIYHSGNECSLSTLTLPPPDSSSEDNMSFEKLLPPWSNNDASFVSSPQSENDAKASTSQASKSTLLDTNCSNSNMSTLLENSRDAFPQGSGSRYYKKMYIPLHPPTVESSQMLMLRYLTSLGNHQDYLGLVFEHRAMHLVFGYLEDLDRRDTCLAFEALKYLASLLCHKKFALEFIAHGGLELLLKVPRPSIAATGVSINLYYLAYCEEAMERMCSMPRTVIAELVHYALWLMERSYDSGVCHATMFFGLSFQFKVILDEFDAQDGLRKLYNVISILKILNPSNNDDDENPINDDLECASRQLVRHVCVALKRYMESHLFYKYNNFMRSQCLFSNEFSQHNVTKAAKLTLEQISEQVRTLQENTSVRAHWAPVDKLLKVSGITLLLKIIALSYDWNNSVRSEIVRSSLDVLSICCVIPRVFQVYCERLDVPDSAGASGIYFILAAASGDITADADVQKSALAVLVHCVCAPLSRKEPNTALKVFHSSSKKEPNSAGKALNSSKRNRPANRYCEELIEKVWESVCSNNGIIILLSLMQIKAPITDADCIRGMACRALAGLARSERVGQIVGKLTLFSNGQIQTLMRDPILQEKRAEHVLFQKYAIELVERVSGKTKPISNKMDPSLANIHKANVIAQTKIQYNEQQLYQLIHDHLESKGLLQTAQMLQKEAGLPQVSANTTKSFHQSPFDYKVLPSSTVRQRLRSRMQDVNNAIQSLANSSTSDQQQLNSSLTLDELPSSSSAVTPIKLVKKSEKINNSASSASALAIANANAQRSLQKQISSLPEDVRSESGSPPPQHGNQTGITLGTIVTEYLTNQHALCNNPMTTCPQFDLFTPHKCPDPKPNRSGDNLNLTARIFKAQAGYNTARLDRRYVHSNFAPWRSVRSNDFPSLQFSTCEIVSPSKLLLVGTHRGEVKAFNLSTGTEVFSSTCHGYVVDSIISNRAGDLVLTSCSWRSPLSVLWSIQHNEFATKLSFGDDYYCEFNNLTQDKVLGTQNDCAIIYDINTGNKISTFTPTLSNQYVKNRATFCPTDELILSDGVLWDVRSGKEIHKFDKLNQCLSGVFHPNGLEIISNTEVWDLRTFHLLQTVPVLDQCFLKFSPMRVIYSYNAEASDERIDAMLEELPACETSFKVLDAYDYSSISTIDVRRGIYDMSISDNGSLIALVENQPAFDSRPETFVKIYAVGMKKVENQDEEDDEEPESDEDGSDSDSTDIFDMSEGQLRFRRRNRSDGDDDDDDEDMDSDDDSDNNDGDDDDNDGWVDVNSHSSMSDDNDDGDDNEQAQRESSSSDDEIMEIHFRPF
- the LOC105230179 gene encoding protein mahjong isoform X1, with the protein product MPPNNVEPVEHQQGDAEMRDAEEIQPTTSTALATGSTTQNQDANSSEVASDTHDDQAPPEPNAEADTEMNAAEENEANGPNEANGDAANEEAGENEEGGAGAAAEADPFYGFEDEEPNFDNKDMSQVLQIWEAQHTRSGFDPVPVLKRLAEIFEKEKEIYMRKDHDPFEDRHPYRTDPKCQFGVLLKQLFRKDVFVSKLVSDYLRDNFFTRQNIQKSSLELNILSCRLIFIIAPGLETSAVFQGEFEHLIHRIFGWAEDSIEPLQSYATGLLGAAMEVTEIAVSFKEHNIRLIPKTLKRLHMLQAIYHSGNECSLSTLTLPPPDSSSEDNMSFEKLLPPWSNNDASFVSSPQSENDAKASTSQASKSTLLDTNCSNSNMSTLLENSRDAFPQGSGSRYYKKMYIPLHPPTVESSQMLMLRYLTSLGNHQDYLGLVFEHRAMHLVFGYLEDLDRRDTCLAFEALKYLASLLCHKKFALEFIAHGGLELLLKVPRPSIAATGVSINLYYLAYCEEAMERMCSMPRTVIAELVHYALWLMERSYDSGVCHATMFFGLSFQFKVILDEFDAQDGLRKLYNVISILKILNPSNNDDDENPINDDLECASRQLVRHVCVALKRYMESHLFYKYNNFMRSQCLFSNEFSQHNVTKAAKLTLEQISEQVRTLQENTSVRAHWAPVDKLLKVSGITLLLKIIALSYDWNNSVRSEIVRSSLDVLSICCVIPRVFQVYCERLDVPDSAGASGIYFILAAASGDITADADVQKSALAVLVHCVCAPLSRKEPNTALKVFHSSSKKEPNSAGKALNSSKRNRPANRYCEELIEKVWESVCSNNGIIILLSLMQIKAPITDADCIRGMACRALAGLARSERVGQIVGKLTLFSNGQIQTLMRDPILQEKRAEHVLFQKYAIELVERVSGKTKPISNKMDPSLANIHKANVIAQTKIQYNEQQLYQLIHDHLESKGLLQTAQMLQKEAGLPQVSANTTKSFHQSPFDYKVLPSSTVRQRLRSRMQDVNNAIQSLANSSTSDQQQLNSSLTLDELPSSSSAVTPIKLVKKSEKINNSASSASALAIANANAQRSLQKQISSLPEDVRSESGSPPPQHGNQTGITLGTIVTEYLTNQHALCNNPMTTCPQFDLFTPHKCPDPKPNRSGDNLNLTARIFKAQAGYNTARLDRRYVHSNFAPWRSVRSNDFPSLQFSTCEIVSPSKLLLVGTHRGEVKAFNLSTGTEVFSSTCHGYVVDSIISNRAGDLVLTSCSWRSPLSVLWSIQHNEFATKLSFGDDYYCEFNNLTQDKVLGTQNDCAIIYDINTGNKISTFTPTLSNQYVKNRATFCPTDELILSDGVLWDVRSGKEIHKFDKLNQCLSGVFHPNGLEIISNTEVWDLRTFHLLQTVPVLDQCFLKFSPMRVIYSYNAEASDERIDAMLEELPACETSFKVLDAYDYSSISTIDVRRGIYDMSISDNGSLIALVENQPAFDSRPETFVKIYAVGMKKVENQDEVRHGDASGMGVGVGNDASNSAERAAAHADADDYDDDDNNAIINIDVDDDDGDGGGGGGGGAGGGGGRGAAPAPARNQNDDDDNADAVNHRRAGDHIRRFGRIREINIDIDASRRHNGGSGSGGGGEEIIVSFRGSALPAAASGNGGVGVMIGRGSNGHAAPRPSAAGGARSARLAPAAAAASGRGGAGNAFRTNRNNRAVAGRAIGGGAGSGGVAGALAVNGNTLRAGLGAGIDAAAQDLIDAIMNNWLSLLSGR